In Pseudoalteromonas tetraodonis, the genomic window CAGGATAGGCTATCAACTCACCTTGTGCGTTAATATCAAAATAACCATCGCTCCAATGAGCAACATTGTATGTAGCACGTGCTGTTTCTAAACCCCAAGTCATGGCAACTCTTCTTTATTAAATTAGGTGTAAAGGGGCATTTTAATACGTCACTATCTGCTAAGCTAACAAAAATTGAACTTTCCCCTCTTTATAGCTAACTTTATTCGCTAAAGAGAGTAAAATTTGATTGAGCAATAGGCCAAGCACTGGCAGAATTGCCTCCTTTTTTTCATACTCAACCAAAAGTGTAACAACAACTATGGCAAATTTAGATCAAAGTAAGTGGTTTACTGAAATTAGCGACCGCGATGGCAGCGCATTTTCATTACGTATTAACAAAAAGTTAGATGAAAAACAGTCTCCTTTTCAAAAAGTAGAAATGTTTGAAACCACAGACTTTGGTAATTTAATGATCATTGATGGTTGTACTATGGTAAGTAGCCGTGAAAACTTTTTTTACCACGAAATGATCAGCCACCCAGCATTACTGGCGCATCCAAACCCAAAAAACGTAGTTATTATTGGTGGCGGCGATTGCGGTACGTTACGTGAAGTGCTCAAGCACCCAAGCGTAGAAACTGTAACTCAAATAGATATTGACGAAGTGGTTACCCAAATGTCGTTAAAGTACTTCCCAGAGTTATGTGAATCAAATAATGACCCACGTGCTACTGTGATGTTTGACGATGGCATTAAATACATGCGCGAAGCAGCTGGTGAGTCTATTGATGTAGTGATTGTTGATGGTACTGATCCGGTAGGCCCAGGTGAAGGTTTATTTAACCATGCGTTTTATACTAGCTGTTTAAACGCACTTCGCCCTGGTGGAATACTGGTACAACAAAGTGAATCGCCATTAATGCATATGCCACTGTTGGTTGAAATGCGCGAAGCTATGCTAAGTGTTGG contains:
- the speE gene encoding polyamine aminopropyltransferase: MANLDQSKWFTEISDRDGSAFSLRINKKLDEKQSPFQKVEMFETTDFGNLMIIDGCTMVSSRENFFYHEMISHPALLAHPNPKNVVIIGGGDCGTLREVLKHPSVETVTQIDIDEVVTQMSLKYFPELCESNNDPRATVMFDDGIKYMREAAGESIDVVIVDGTDPVGPGEGLFNHAFYTSCLNALRPGGILVQQSESPLMHMPLLVEMREAMLSVGFNDLQTLPFPQPIYPSGLWSVTLARKSEAFNGFREDGAATIAQHSEYYNGGIHHGALATPNYMKRAFDKK